In Quercus robur chromosome 11, dhQueRobu3.1, whole genome shotgun sequence, the following proteins share a genomic window:
- the LOC126707705 gene encoding pentatricopeptide repeat-containing protein At4g19440, chloroplastic: MDLRRLCTITKPTPIFYPITRPLTCVTSSASHNNQNQHQPQPQPQPPLELESYPPKPPNQTLLNWVSSILSNPSLDSSKCKSLIPHLSPHHFDTILFSVALINSNANPKTTLNFFYFASQSFNFRFTLRSYCILIRLLILSNLVSPARLLLIRLIDGKMPVLSYANTKNLHIEIATVMADFNSTTTPQRALGVQVSDLLVHVYCTQFKNLDFGVDVFCLLARKGMFPSLKTCNFLLSSLVKANELSKSYEVFEMTCQGVSPDVYLFSTAINAFCKGGKVEDGIGLFLKMEEVGIVPNVVTYNSIIHGLCKNGRLDEAFHFKERMLRNNVKPSLITYSVLINGFVRLEKFDEANRVLKEMLDKGFVPNEIVYNTLIDGYCKSGNISEALKIRGDMVSKGIMPNSVTLNSLTQGFCKSNEIERAEHILGEMLLRGLNVSQVTYTAVIKGLCMKARLESALQFTEEMLTRNLRPSDGLLTTLVVELCKDGKHSEAVELWFRLLNKGLAANTVTSNALIHGLCEAGNMQEAVKLLKEMLERGLVLDRITYNTLILGCCKQGKVEDAFKLREEMAKRQIPPDTHTYNLLIHGLCNMGKVDDAVKLWDDCNRNGMVPNVYTYGVMIDGYCKANRIEEGENLFNELVNKNMELNIIVYNTLIRAYCRNGNMTAAFKLRDDMKSKGIPPTCNTYSSLIHGMCNIGCIEDAKGLLDEMRKEGLLPNVVCYTALIGGYCKLGLMDKVQSVLLEMSSCNIHPNKITYTVMIDGYCKLGKTKEATKLLHDMVERGILPDAVTYNALTNGFCKERKIDEAFEVCNQMSNGGVSLDEITYTTLIHNWPQPSTIANQD, from the coding sequence ATGGATTTGAGGAGGCTTTGCACTATCACCAAACCCACCCCAATCTTCTACCCCATCACCCGCCCTTTAACCTGCGTGACCTCTTCAGCCTCCCACAACAACCAAAACCAGCACcagcctcagcctcagcctcagccGCCATTAGAGCTCGAGAGCTATCCACCAAAGCCTCCCAATCAGACTTTGCTCAACTGGGTATCTTCTATTCTCTCAAACCCATCTCTAGATTCTTCTAAATGTAAATCCCTCATACCCCATTTGTCCCCTCACCACTTTGATACTATTTTATTCTCTGTAGCTCTTATTAACTCCAATGCCAACCCCAAAACCActctcaatttcttttattttgcgTCTCAATCTTTTAACTTTCGCTTTACTTTGAGATCTTATTGCATTTTGATTCGTTTGCTTATTCTATCCAACTTGGTTTCGCCTGCAAGATTGCTTTTGATTCGTTTGATTGATGGGAAAATGCCTGTTTTATCCTATGCTAACACAAAGAACCTACATATTGAGATTGCCACTGTGATGGCAGATTTTAACTCGACCACGACGCCCCAGCGGGCTCTTGGGGTTCAGGTCTCGGATTTGCTGGTACATGTTTATTGTACCCAGTTTAAAAATCTGGATTTTGGTGTTGATGTGTTTTGCTTATTGGCTAGAAAGGGTATGTTTCCGTCTTTGaaaacttgcaattttttgTTGAGTTCTTTGGTGAAGGCAAATGAGCTTTCAAAGAGCTATGAAGTGTTTGAAATGACTTGTCAAGGAGTTTCTCCTGATGTTTACTTGTTTAGTACTGCAATTAATGCGTTTTGTAAGGGTGGGAAGGTTGAGGATGGGATTGGGTTGTTCTTGAAAATGGAGGAGGTGGGTATTGTTCCAAATGTTGTTACATACAATAGTATTATTCACGGGCTATGTAAGAATGGGAGATTAGATGAAGCATTCCACTTCAAAGAAAGGATGCTAAGAAACAATGTGAAACCTAGTCTTATAACATATAGTGTACTTATTAATGGTTTCGTGAGGCTGGAGAAATTTGATGAAGCGAATCGTGTTTTGAAAGAAATGTTGGACAAGGGTTTTGTCCCGAATGAGATTGTATATAACACACTGATTGATGGGTATTGTAAATCAGGAAATATTAGTGAGGCACTGAAGATAAGGGGTGATATGGTAAGTAAGGGGATAATGCCTAATTCTGTCACTCTTAATTCTCTTACACAGGGTTTTTGCAAGAGTAATGAAATAGAACGTGCTGAGCATATTTTAGGGGAAATGTTATTAAGAGGGTTAAATGTAAGCCAGGTTACTTATACGGCAGTCATAAAGGGATTATGTATGAAGGCTAGGCTTGAGTCTGCACTACAATTCACTGAGGAGATGCTAACAAGAAACCTCAGACCCAGTGATGGGTTGCTCACCACATTGGTTGTTGAACTTTGTAAGGATGGAAAGCATTCAGAAGCAGTAGAACTTTGGTTTAGGCTATTGAATAAAGGTTTGGCAGCCAATACAGTGACCTCAAATGCTCTAATTCATGGACTTTGTGAAGCGGGAAACATGCAAGAGGCTGTTAAACTGCTCAAGGAGATGCTGGAGAGGGGTTTGGTATTGGATAGGATCACATATAACACACTTATCTTGGGGTGTTGCAAACAGGGGAAAGTGGAGGATGCTTTTAAGCTTAGGGAGGAGATGGCTAAGAGACAAATTCCACCAGACACCCATACTTACAATTTGCTAATACATGGGTTGTGTAACATGGGTAAAGTGGATGATGCAGTAAAGCTTTGGGATGACTGCAATAGAAATGGTATGGTTCCCAATGTGTATACATATGGGGTCATGATAGATGGATATTGTAAGGCGAATAGAATTGAAGAGGGTGAAAACCTATTCAATGAGTTGGTTAATAAAAACATGGAGctaaatattattgtttataataCACTAATAAGAGCATACTGTAGAAATGGGAATATGACTGCTGCATTTAAACTTCGTGATGACATGAAAAGCAAGGGCATTCCACCTACTTGTAACACATATTCTTCTCTTATACATGGAATGTGCAATATTGGTTGTATTGAGGATGCAAAAGGCCTTCTTGATGAAATGAGAAAGGAAGGTTTGCTGCCAAATGTCGTTTGTTATACTGCACTAATTGGTGGTTATTGTAAGCTTGGTCTGATGGATAAAGTTCAGAGTGTCTTGCTGGAAATGTCTTCGTGTAACATACATCCTAATAAAATTACCTACACTGTCATGATTGATGGGTATTGTAAATTGGgcaaaacaaaagaagcaacTAAGCTTTTACATGATATGGTAGAAAGGGGAATTCTCCCTGATGCTGTCACATATAATGCCTTGACAAATGGGTTTTGCAAAGAAAGGAAGATAGATGAAGCATTTGAAGTGTGCAATCAAATGTCCAATGGAGGAGTATCTTTAGATGAAATTACATATACCACATTGATTCATAATTGGCCTCAGCCCTCAACAATTGCAAATCAAGACTAA